The genomic interval tatcatacatttctctcagccaatcatcagtcttttgtgtaagtgccgtgcaTGTTTAATGTCCATCCCTATAAGAGTGCTGAAAGTCtgatgtcaatttgtttactgtaaaaaagcattgtatctggtcaaacacattttctttcaaaagtttactaagttggtaacaggctgattagtcggctatttgagccagtaaagggggctttaccatTCTTGAGTAGGGGAATTACTTtttcttccctccaggcctgagggcacacactttcttgtaggcttagattgaagatatggaaaataggagtggcaacatcgtccactattatcctcagtatttttccatccaagttgtcagaccctggtggcttgtcattgttgatagacagctaacagctaacacgtACTGGATCAATCATTTGGTCACCTCTTCCACACACACTTTTCGGAAtccaaaattacaatgcttgtctttcataatttggtcagttatactttttttattttaatttaacctttatttaactaggcaagtcttggATGGGTaatgtcagcgtttgttgctggcatgtcatgcctaaatttgctaatcttgccaatgaaaaaatcctTAAAGTAGTtgtcaatatcagtgggttttgtgatgaatgagccatctgattcaatgaatgatggagctgagtttgcctttttgcccaaaattttATTTAAGGTACtcaaaagctttttactatcattctttatatcaggtcagctggttctactctatttggccattttctggtgttttgtggtgggaaACTGAGAGGGTCAAGCATAACAAGTCGACCCTCTTAtccatagacaggctagaaatgatataacatgtatttattttttgtgaagcttgcattcaattgcccctccctgttggacacaacaagcttccattcccacGTCACCAGCGGATTCATGGCCGATTTAAGATGatatcgtcaaccctgttacattcAACCCTGTGACTTTATTTCTCACTTAacaggcacttactatagtatttaaaaaaaaaaaagtaatctcTTGAGACGggtaaacatgtttttttatgaagtggaacgtgctctttatgacagaatgttaaaattaggggAAATCAAACGTTTTTTGGGACCAAGTTACACTTCTAAAAAGGCACCCATCTCTTACACACAAGGtcacacaaagtcacacacacacgcggattattgaaatttcaaatcaaatcaaagtttatttgtcacgtgcgctgaatacaacaggtgtagtagaccttacagtgaaatgcttacttacaggctctaaccaatagtgccaaaaaggtattaggtgaacaatttgCACATCATCCTGTACATTTCTTTATTAGTACATCTATACATGCccaattcatattgtagtttatagtgtaGTCTGTAGTTTTTTGCTTGGTGTTCATTGTGTACATACTGTTTGTGGATTGTGTAAATTCTGCGTCTATATATCCTGTCTCTATATTCTGTATATTGTGTGCATGTTCTTTTTTATTGTGGCAGCACCATTTCACAGTCACATTTCTTTACATGCAAATGTATCTGgcgaataaaggtgattctgatttAACTTCCGTAAATTATGTTATCCAGGTAAATTACCACCTTCCATCTTCAGCCCTACTCCTAATACATTGTTCTGTGTAGTGTAGAGATAATTAAGACCTAACGTTTAATCAAAATAATTTGGCAgcggtgggattcgaacccacgccATCGAAATGACTGGAGCCTAAATCCagcgccttagaccactcggccacGCTACCTTCCGAAGACTTCTAGAGTCAAGAAACGGATTTGAACACATACAAAATTTCGTATGGTGTTCCAAAAGTAATAACATTTTAATTGTGACCTTACCTTACCAACACAACAGACGGAGACGTCCATAACACCAGTGGTGGTAGGTTTGCTTCGCTGGAAGATTGCTAACTAGTTGCCGCCAGGGACTCACCCTTTCATGgggctaactactgtagctagacTTGGGCTAGAAAGTTCTAGCTGCAGAATCATGCATTGCAGGCTTTTGAAATGTAGATAACCTTAGAGAAGAGAACTTCAGGTAAATATTGTGATAACAACCCCTTTCATCTGTGGCTACTTACTTGAGATCCATTTTTAACACTAACAGTTGTTTTTAATTTTGACTTTCACCACGTGGCTCACTAATGCTGCGTTCATAACCAAGCTGTCAAACAATAGACAAAAAATTAAGAGTTAGTTGCAGGGTTTGTTGTGATTAatcattttttcattttctcaaattgaactgtacatttgttttaaattttttatacaAAAAGCATTAGAAGAATATTGACGTCTAAATTGATAAAGCACACCTTGATAAAGCACACACATCCAAATATCAACTTGTTTTGACATCGCATTGTTGTTTTCATCACTTATGTATTTTGGATGCTTTCAGTGTATTTTGAACGCTTTCAGACAATACGATTAAAACAAATGAGTGCACTAAAATTGACTACAGATCAGCGTCCCAcaccataatgccctcaaagctcatcactaagctaaggaccctggaactaaacacttccctctgcaactgaatcctggacttcctgatggggcgccccaaggtggtaagggtaggcaacaacccaTATGCCACGCTAATGCTCAACACTGTGGCccttcaggggtgtgtacttagtcccctcctgtactccctgttcacccatgactgcgtagccaagcacgactccaacatcatcattaagtttcctgacgacacaacagcggtaggccttatcaccgacaacgacgagactgaCCTCGTCCCTATAGGCTGAGAccgggcagtgtggtgccaggaaaaacaacctttccctcaatgtgtgcaagacaaaggagccgatcgtggactacaggaaaaggagggctgaacaggccccattaccatcgacggggctgtagtggagcaggttgagagtttcaagttccttggtgtccacatcaccaacaaactaacatggtccaaacacatcaagacagttgtgaagagggcacgacaacaccttttccccctcaggagactttaaagattcggcatgggtccccagatcctcaaaaagtttggttgcatcaccacctggtattgcaactgctcggcatccgaccataaggcgctacagatggtagtgcgtacggtccagtacatcactggggtcaagcttcctgccatccaggacctatatactaggcggggtcggagtaagacccaaaagattgtcaaagactccagtcacccaagtcatagcctGCCCCtgtccatttgtttttacactgctgctactctctgtttattatctaagcatagtcactttacccctaccgacATGTAGAAATGACCTCaaataacctgtacccctgcacattttttttaattgaacctttatttaactaggcaagtcagttaagaacaaattcttatttacaatgacggccaaccaaaaggcctcctgcggggacggggattaaaaatctatattttttATAGGACAAAacgcatcacgacaagagagacaacactacataaagagagacctaagacaacacagcatggtaacaacacaacatggtagcagcacaaaacatggtacaaacatttattgggcacagacagcagaaagaaggtagagacaacaatacatcacggaaagcagccacaactgtcagtaaaggtgttcatgattgagtctttgaatgaagagattgagataaaaactgtccagtttgagtgtttgttgcaactcgttccagtcactagctgcagcgaactgaaaagacgagcgacccagggatgtgtgtgctctggggagaatgtgactggcagaacgggtgttgtatgtggaggatgaggactGCAGTAAATATCTCAGATAGTGAGGCCAAAgcgggttttataaataagcatcaaccagtgggtcttgcgacgggtatacagagatgactcggtaccggtaccccctgtaaatagcctcgttattgtataCAGTCTCGTTACTTTTTGATACGTTTTTTtaaaactttagtttatttagtaaatattgtcTTAATTATTTCttgaattgcattgttggttaaggtcttgtaagtaagcacttcatggtaaggtctaccacctgttgtattcggcccatgtgacaaatacaatttgatttgaactttGACAGCCCTAATTACGAGTTAGAAAACCTTGGTAATTCAGGTGAACTATAAAACATGTCTGTTGCATAGACTGGTGACTAGTGGTAAACTACAATAGCCATGACAGACCTTTACTGCCATCTTGTGGTGTTGCATAGTCATTACAAAGAAGAGTCCACTTAAGGGCATTGTTGACAATTCCATCATTTATTAGTTAGAATGCTTAGAAATAAGTCTCTATCTGGAACATTATTTTGTGGTATTTAAATTTGTCTCAAAGGGCTTCCAGTGAATCCCTCTAAACAAGAGATCCATGATCATGGGTGCCCAACCTGCAGCTTGCCATGGCTGGGtcacatctacagttgaagtcagaagtttacatacaccttagtcaaatacatttaaacacagtttttcacaattcctgaaattttaatcctagtaaaaattccctgtcttaggtcagttaggatcaccactttattttaagaatgtgaaatgtcagaataatagcagagagaatgatttatttcagatgtaatgtttttcatcacattcccagtgggtcagaagtttacatacacttaattagtatttggtagcattgcctttaaattgtttaacttgggtcaaacgtttcaggtagccttccacaagcttcccacaataagttgggtgaattttggcccattcctcctgacagagctgatggaactgaatcaggtttgtaggcatccttgctcaaacacgctttttcagttctgcccacacattttctataggattgaggtcagggctttgtgatggccactccaataccttgactttgttgtccttaagccattttgccacaactttggaagtatgcttggggtcattgtccatttggaagacccatttgcaaccaagctttaacttcctgactgatgtcttgagatgttgcttcaatatatccacatcattttcatgatgccatctattttgtgaagtgcaccagtccctcctgcagcaaagcaccccacaacatgctgctgccacccccgtgcttcacggttgggatggtgttcttcagcttgcaagcctccccctttttcctccaaacataacgatggtcattatggccaaacagttctatttttgtttcatcagaccagaggacatttctccaaaaagtacgatctttgtcccaatgtgcagttgcaaaccgtagtctggcttttttatggcggttttagagcagtggcttcttccttgctgtgcggcctttcaggttatgtcgatgtaggactcgttttactgttgatatagatagttttgtgcctgtttcctccagcatcttcacaaagtcctttgctgttgttctgggatgatttgcacttttcgcaccaaagtacattcatctctaggagacagaacgcgtctccttcctgagcggtatgacggctgcgtggtcccatggtgtttatacgtgtgtactattgtttgtacagatgaacgtttggaaattgctcccaaggatgaaccagacttgtggaggtcaacaattttgttttctgaggtcttggctgatttcttttgattttcccatgatgtcaagcaaagagacactgagtttgaatgtatgccttaaaatacatccacaatacatcctccaattgactcaaattatgtcaaatagcttatcagaagcttccaaagccatgacataattttctgtaattttccaagctgtttaaaggcagtcaccttagtgtatgtaaacttctgacccaatggaattgtgatattgtgaattataagtgaaataatctgtctgtaaacaattgttggaaaaatgacttgtgtcatgcacaaagatgtcctaaccaacttgccaaaactatagtttgttaaccagaaatttgtggagcggttgaaaaacaagttttaatgactccaaccaaagtgtatgtaaacttccgacttcaactgtatatgtgagCCCCAGGTTTTATTGGGCCCTGAGCCTCTTATGAGAGTGCTGCAGCTTTTGGAGTGTCAGCTGTGTGTCCTCCAGGGAGATGCCCAGGTGCCACACGGTCTCCAGCATGTTGACCATGTCCTCCAATGCCAGCTTGCCAGCAGCTGACAGTATGCCCACATGGCGCAGCCCTCTGCCTATGGATTTACAACAACGCACCGCCCTGGAGATATAGTCTTGAGGGGCAGCCAGCATGGTGCCCACTGGAGCACCCagtccctgcaacacacacacagtatctatCACAAACACATGAGTCCAGCtgatggtgtgtttgtgtgttctcaCCTTGGACAGACAGATGCtgacggtgtgtgtgttttgtagatGGGGCGACTTTCTGGGCAATGGCTGCATTTGTAACAGTACTCTTCTTGCGTTGTGTACAATCAATCATCGACACGAACTCCAACTTGTAACACCAGTCATGGAGCTTTATTCTGATAAAAACAGCACAAAATTGCACGTCCTGCACGGCTCACcatccaactctgcactcacgCACTGTGCAaaatatacaccccccccccccaccagacacagtaagttgctagctagcattagctggAATTCTCTACAACAAAATGCACAACAAATATTCACCAAAAACCGCTGCATCTTATGTGTGATGTTCGAATAACATTTACAAATAAATTGATATAAATTGTACATTTAAATCATCACTTGGGAGTATAAAAATCACTTTTGACGTACAGTGCTTTGCAACCAACAACTTACCGCTGGTTTGGTGCTTGTTCACTGGGACGATTCTAACTGCAAAATCCTCCCTCGTAAGCAAGCCACGCAAACCAGCCAATAAGATGCCATGTTGAGTAGGTGAAGGCAAgacaaaaataaaaccaaaacCCCATTGGCTTAACAATAAAGTGGCAAGGGGAATCACCAATGTTACACATTCATCATCATTCTTGCTCCGTCTGTGTACAGCCAGACCATACCTGTCTGCTAACACCTTTACctgagggagaaacacacaaaaacaaaagtTACATATCCATACTGGTCTGCAAGACTCTCAAGCATTTACATGAGGgatactcacacaaacacactcacctcCTGGAAGAAGGGTAGAGGCAGCACGCGGCCTCCTCCCTGTACAGTATGTTgtgtgttaacacacacacacaccagacttgAGTGGGCGTAGGGGTAACCATGGCGAATCTTAGACCAGCTGATCCAGGTCAAAGGTCCCGTCAGGTAGGTTAGTCACTGTGGTGGAGTGGGCACCAGCCAGCTGACACACACATTACaaccatgtgttttctgtgtgcacttTAAAGACATGCGCCATAAAAAATCAAAAAAAGTTTAAAGCTCCCGCTTGGGGATGGATGTGTCACTAGACAGTTatccattgacccaggtttatttGACAAAAGCAATGTCGCAAAAAAATCTTTGGACGTGTGTAATAGAAACGGCAGAGATACATTTTTATCCATTCGACAGGTGGATTTCTATTTGGTCAAACTTTCTTTATTGCGACAAATTATGCTGGAGACTGTTTTTCAAATAAATGATGACTGCCGAATAAGGTGTGCGGGGAACGTGATGTCATCACGTAACTATGAAACTCAACATTTAATTCTAAATTCCTACTGCCTGATAAATTGTTTTTCAACTATAAAAATAATGTTTCTTGGCAGGATCCTTGTTCTGACTTTCAAGAATGGTTGAATTGCTTCGATCTGCTTTTATGGATTGCTAGATGCAAGTTACACAATCCAATTATCGCAGGCAATTGttgcatgtgtatatatatatatatatgtatatatatatatatttaaaattgcCTTTCGTGAACTAACACTCGCACTAACCCCCCCTTCAGACTTTGCCGATTgcactttattgaggaaaaatgtactaactgtgactgagatatgtggttggcccacctgtaaatcgctctggataagagcgtctgctaaatgactaaaatgtaaatgttacctCAATTTGCCATGAAATCCCTAATAACTGAGACGTCTCATTCAACAGATCACAACCCAATCGAACAGTTATGGGAGATTCTCGAGCGGCGCATGAGACAGACTTTTccatcaccatcaacaaaacacaaaattatGGATTTTGTCGTGGAAGAATGGTGGTGAAGAATATCCACATCTCAGGAAATCGTTCACGAGCTATAGATTTTTGATGGCCCGAATGTCTAGCGAATATCGAAACTCAAGTCAACTTTACAGCTGTTTTTCAACAAGTTTTTCGCTTCGGACTATTTTATCTGTCTGGTAAGGTTGAACGCCTCCTCTCGTACTCAGCCTCGCGAAAAatgcttctcccaagtgggtgtgacacctactcccgttcagtggcgacccgtcattcagggcaggtgggtcaGAATGTTTTTGCTaaatggctgtttttcatgttattttggcattaatacgtgtcacatatcagtttgcaaacaatacatttaaaaaaaattattgagttaataaagccacatacaaacttggtctcttttttgctttcttgagttaGGCAGCTGCAAAATGcaagtgtttcagcctagctcagtgctttatgttgtggtggggcagccagcggaaaatactgAGCGTAGGGGTTTGTAATGTTCTcttgttgcgccgtgattggcttaGTGTTTTGTCACTTGTGGGGACAATAGGTCACCACAAAATCTATGGGgagattagatgttcaggagtcttatgacttgggggtagaagctgtttagaagcctcttggatctagacttACCGCTAGCCGTGCGGTAGCcgagggaacagtctatgact from Salmo salar chromosome ssa28, Ssal_v3.1, whole genome shotgun sequence carries:
- the LOC106589242 gene encoding L-allo-threonine aldolase-like, whose product is MIDCTQRKKSTVTNAAIAQKVAPSTKHTHRQHLSVQDTVCVLQGLGAPVGTMLAAPQDYISRAVRCCKSIGRGLRHVGILSAAGKLALEDMVNMLETVWHLGISLEDTQLTLQKLQHSHKRLRAQ